A genomic segment from Oceanispirochaeta sp. encodes:
- a CDS encoding ABC transporter substrate-binding protein produces MKKILIAFFLFIPVMFSFAAGSQEKAAPAAEGPVSVDFYTWSDGNDQYSDLFNAFNAANTDVQINPQYIPPADYESKLTTLLAGGMNMDGYMQKRQVDMFAQNANGYIEPLNDLIKKHNFDYSTMKAWSAAIEVDGKVLALPHRGGKYYTYYNVRPFIEKGLPTPTELVNKGEWTWDKFVELSQQVSESDGKTFGSCLYTWGSCQIYPAAQNNVQYIDAKGKVDLNDYALKSVQIRKILEDGLDMPKLVDLKVTKTHYSQVMYSGMAPMLLIGEWFPGMMADGFKKGLVVDSFKPEDFRITRLPSDSPDYYSVGAPTFGHVHSKSKNKDAAFEVLAWFAGNEGAKVEAGLGLLPPVINDDVKAILAENILDKESLKYFTEDVSVRPMLYNKYGSKVEQLVARFTELYLMNQISDADFLPEMRKELQTISDSTD; encoded by the coding sequence ATGAAAAAGATTCTAATCGCTTTTTTTCTGTTTATACCTGTCATGTTCAGCTTCGCCGCAGGTTCCCAGGAGAAAGCAGCCCCAGCCGCCGAAGGTCCTGTGTCTGTAGACTTTTATACCTGGTCTGATGGAAACGACCAGTATTCTGATCTCTTCAACGCCTTCAATGCGGCCAATACTGATGTTCAGATCAACCCACAGTATATCCCTCCAGCAGACTATGAGTCCAAACTGACCACCCTGCTGGCCGGTGGAATGAACATGGACGGGTATATGCAGAAAAGACAGGTGGATATGTTTGCCCAGAACGCCAACGGCTACATTGAACCTTTGAACGACCTGATCAAGAAACACAATTTTGATTACTCCACAATGAAAGCCTGGAGTGCCGCCATCGAGGTGGATGGTAAAGTCCTGGCTCTGCCCCATAGAGGTGGAAAGTACTATACCTACTACAATGTGAGGCCTTTTATTGAAAAGGGTCTCCCCACCCCCACAGAACTGGTGAACAAAGGGGAGTGGACATGGGATAAGTTTGTGGAACTCTCCCAGCAGGTGTCTGAAAGTGACGGAAAAACCTTCGGTTCCTGTCTTTATACCTGGGGAAGCTGTCAGATCTATCCTGCAGCACAGAACAATGTCCAGTACATCGATGCGAAGGGTAAAGTCGATCTCAATGACTATGCTCTGAAATCAGTCCAAATCAGAAAAATACTGGAAGACGGCCTTGATATGCCCAAACTGGTGGACCTGAAAGTGACAAAAACCCATTACTCCCAGGTTATGTACAGCGGCATGGCTCCCATGCTCCTTATTGGTGAGTGGTTCCCCGGAATGATGGCCGACGGCTTTAAAAAAGGCCTCGTTGTGGATAGCTTTAAACCCGAAGATTTCAGAATTACCAGACTTCCCAGTGATTCGCCTGATTACTACTCCGTTGGAGCTCCCACCTTCGGCCATGTTCACAGCAAATCCAAGAACAAGGATGCCGCCTTTGAAGTCCTCGCCTGGTTCGCTGGTAATGAGGGTGCTAAGGTTGAAGCGGGGTTGGGACTCCTGCCTCCTGTAATCAATGATGATGTAAAAGCTATCCTGGCAGAAAATATCCTTGATAAAGAATCTCTTAAGTATTTCACTGAGGATGTTTCTGTCCGTCCCATGCTCTATAACAAATACGGCAGCAAGGTGGAACAGCTGGTGGCTCGTTTTACAGAGCTGTACCTGATGAACCAGATCTCGGATGCTGATTTTCTTCCTGAAATGAGGAAGGAACTTCAGACCATTTCCGACTCAACCGACTAA
- a CDS encoding carbohydrate ABC transporter permease, which translates to MKRKSLERVGWPTILSFLLPGFTGFLLFIFIPMISTLGVAFTNYSGGPNWKFIGLRNFQILLTSPQFHQSLKVTLTFAVYTVILQILMGLLFAVLLNQQLRGKTFFRSLFFMPNVLSTVGVSLAFSMICNPALGFANQILAGLGLPGSAWLTSTDTALMSIIIVTLWMSFGYYMIIFLGGLQSINPALYEAASIDGATGFQSFYKVTLPMLSPTMFFAMTISIIGSFKVFDQVFMMTGGSLGGGPAGSTNVVVFDVYLNSFTHYKFGYASAESLILLLIVLAITLIQFRNQKKWVTYDI; encoded by the coding sequence ATGAAAAGAAAATCTCTAGAAAGAGTCGGATGGCCGACGATCCTGTCTTTTCTCCTACCGGGATTTACAGGATTCCTGCTCTTTATCTTTATTCCTATGATATCAACATTAGGGGTGGCTTTTACCAACTATTCAGGGGGACCAAATTGGAAATTTATCGGGTTGAGAAATTTCCAAATCCTCTTAACCAGCCCCCAATTTCATCAATCCCTCAAAGTAACCCTTACTTTTGCGGTCTATACAGTCATCCTGCAGATCCTGATGGGGCTCCTCTTTGCAGTACTTCTGAATCAGCAATTACGGGGTAAAACATTTTTCCGCAGTCTCTTTTTTATGCCCAACGTACTGTCCACCGTAGGGGTCTCACTGGCTTTCTCTATGATTTGCAATCCTGCACTAGGTTTCGCCAATCAGATTCTGGCGGGACTGGGACTGCCTGGCAGTGCCTGGCTGACAAGTACAGATACGGCTCTCATGTCCATTATCATTGTCACTCTGTGGATGTCCTTCGGGTACTATATGATTATCTTTCTGGGAGGACTTCAGTCCATCAACCCCGCCCTGTATGAAGCGGCCAGTATCGATGGCGCTACCGGTTTCCAGTCTTTCTACAAAGTGACCCTTCCTATGCTCAGTCCCACCATGTTTTTTGCCATGACCATAAGCATCATTGGAAGTTTCAAGGTCTTCGACCAGGTCTTTATGATGACCGGCGGTTCCCTGGGAGGTGGCCCGGCAGGCTCTACCAATGTGGTGGTTTTCGATGTATATCTGAATTCATTTACTCATTACAAATTCGGATATGCTTCAGCAGAATCCCTGATCCTGCTGCTTATTGTCCTGGCTATCACTCTGATCCAGTTCAGAAACCAGAAGAAGTGGGTAACCTATGACATCTAA